Proteins from a single region of Verrucomicrobiota bacterium:
- a CDS encoding MBL fold metallo-hydrolase, protein MTSDPGPSHPGADKPRRRLPRSFSDLTPSRHFSPRTFFREMVWKAWLTRRTGAHRAPAFPRLREGQMAVTWIGHASFLVQFTDLNVLVDPNFANWLFLIKRIKRAGLKLKDLPPVDLVLLTHAHFDHFHKPTLRRLPHPKIGVMPWGMGDLARGLGFSRIVELQWWESFQHGDWRVTLTPCKHWGARMLHDQHRGYGGFVLEHQGRSVYHAGDSAYFEGFKDIGVRLKPQVALLPIGAYFPESFRNVHMGPDDAVKVFRD, encoded by the coding sequence ATGACCTCCGACCCCGGCCCAAGTCATCCCGGCGCCGACAAACCGCGGCGGCGCCTGCCGCGATCCTTCAGCGACCTGACCCCCAGCAGACACTTCAGCCCGCGCACATTCTTCCGCGAGATGGTGTGGAAGGCGTGGCTCACGCGCCGCACGGGCGCGCACCGGGCGCCAGCGTTCCCGCGCCTGCGCGAGGGGCAGATGGCGGTGACGTGGATCGGGCACGCGTCGTTCCTGGTGCAGTTCACGGACTTGAACGTGCTGGTGGACCCGAACTTCGCCAACTGGCTCTTCCTGATCAAACGCATCAAGCGCGCGGGGCTCAAGCTGAAGGACCTGCCGCCGGTTGACCTGGTGCTGCTGACGCACGCGCACTTCGACCACTTCCACAAACCGACGCTCCGACGGCTGCCGCATCCGAAGATCGGCGTGATGCCGTGGGGCATGGGGGATCTGGCGCGCGGGTTGGGCTTCTCGCGCATCGTGGAGTTGCAGTGGTGGGAAAGCTTTCAGCACGGCGACTGGCGCGTGACGCTCACGCCGTGCAAACACTGGGGCGCACGGATGCTCCACGACCAGCACCGGGGCTACGGCGGTTTCGTGCTGGAACACCAGGGCCGTTCAGTCTATCACGCCGGCGACAGCGCCTACTTCGAGGGCTTCAAGGACATCGGCGTGCGCCTCAAGCCGCAGGTCGCGCTGCTGCCCATCGGCGCGTATTTCCCGGAGAGTTTTCGCAATGTCCACATGGGCCCGGACGACGCGGTGAAAGTCTTCCGCGAC
- a CDS encoding sulfite exporter TauE/SafE family protein — protein MQYVIAGLIGLFGGVTSGLFGVGGGVVMVPAMMLLLKMDIKMAVGTSLAVIIPTALSGTIKHHAQGHVDWRAAASLIPMAILGGYLGALLVGHIPSEMLKRGFGAFLVLVGVKLLFFK, from the coding sequence ATGCAATACGTGATCGCAGGGCTCATCGGCCTTTTCGGGGGAGTGACCAGCGGACTCTTCGGCGTCGGCGGCGGCGTGGTGATGGTGCCGGCCATGATGCTCCTGCTGAAAATGGACATCAAAATGGCGGTCGGCACCTCGCTGGCCGTGATCATCCCCACCGCGCTCTCCGGCACGATCAAGCATCACGCGCAGGGCCACGTGGACTGGCGCGCCGCGGCATCGCTCATCCCGATGGCGATCCTCGGGGGCTATCTCGGCGCGCTGCTGGTCGGGCACATTCCGTCCGAGATGCTCAAGCGCGGCTTCGGCGCGTTTCTGGTGCTGGTGGGGGTGAAGTTGTTGTTCTTCAAGTAA
- a CDS encoding DUF1501 domain-containing protein — MRSTRTHSPACAGFHAAAFNRRHALKVGGHDPLLVTQNPNDPAFALPELSLPADITPGRLQQRREVQKLIDAQARLLDYSATARGINDYYERAMAMLTSPKLRKAFDLASEPDKVRDRYGRTTYGQSVLLARRQAGDGCGGVKLADCRRSSNGELNA, encoded by the coding sequence ATGCGCTCCACCCGCACCCATTCGCCCGCCTGCGCCGGCTTCCACGCCGCGGCGTTCAACCGCCGCCACGCGCTGAAGGTCGGCGGGCACGACCCGCTGCTCGTCACGCAGAATCCCAACGACCCGGCCTTCGCGCTGCCCGAGTTGAGCCTGCCCGCGGACATCACGCCCGGGCGCCTGCAACAGCGCCGCGAAGTGCAGAAGCTCATTGATGCGCAGGCGCGCCTGCTCGATTACTCGGCCACCGCGCGCGGCATCAACGACTACTACGAGCGCGCGATGGCGATGCTCACGTCGCCGAAGCTGCGCAAGGCCTTCGACCTCGCGAGCGAGCCCGACAAGGTGCGCGACCGCTACGGCCGCACGACCTACGGACAGAGCGTGCTGCTCGCGCGCCGGCAAGCCGGTGATGGGTGTGGTGGCGTGAAGCTTGCGGACTGCCGCCGCAGTTCGAACGGCGAACTGAACGCTTGA
- a CDS encoding prepilin-type N-terminal cleavage/methylation domain-containing protein, which translates to MNAIVSRSGTPRARARGFTLIELLVVIAIIAILAAMLLPALAQAKKRGQMAKCMSNNKQVGTAMIMYMSDADDKMAYANITFGNANPLLTASMTWDDLIASYLGTPLTLAEQWFVVNQKATAALACPSDRNPLFRPTTQAFLATLASPPKYSRRSYTMPMYQDTAAPTWPPGPDVQEGAGLNWSFPANAATTATWNNADSSSPSFNGVTPPNPAPSRQLALRENTFNDPTGTIMITEYFHVDNIAGYPDRAVLRDAAGHYASPGSVYNYIKNEHHGMDNYNYLFVDGHAQFLKTFETTPALNQRRGMWSIRKGD; encoded by the coding sequence ATGAATGCCATCGTCTCCCGATCCGGCACGCCTCGCGCCCGCGCGCGCGGTTTCACCCTCATCGAATTGCTCGTCGTCATCGCGATCATTGCGATTCTCGCCGCCATGCTTCTCCCGGCGCTTGCGCAGGCCAAGAAGCGCGGCCAGATGGCCAAGTGCATGAGCAACAACAAACAGGTCGGAACCGCCATGATCATGTATATGAGCGACGCCGACGACAAGATGGCCTACGCGAACATCACCTTCGGCAACGCCAACCCCCTGCTCACCGCGAGCATGACGTGGGACGACTTGATCGCCAGCTACCTCGGCACGCCGCTCACGCTGGCGGAGCAGTGGTTCGTCGTGAACCAGAAAGCCACGGCCGCGCTCGCCTGCCCCTCGGACCGCAACCCGCTCTTCCGGCCGACGACCCAGGCCTTCCTCGCGACGCTGGCCAGCCCGCCGAAGTATTCGCGCCGGTCCTACACGATGCCGATGTATCAGGACACGGCGGCGCCCACGTGGCCGCCGGGGCCGGATGTGCAGGAAGGGGCCGGATTGAACTGGAGCTTCCCCGCCAATGCCGCGACGACCGCGACGTGGAACAACGCCGACTCGTCCTCGCCAAGCTTCAACGGGGTGACGCCGCCGAATCCCGCGCCAAGCCGTCAACTGGCCCTCCGTGAAAACACCTTCAACGACCCCACCGGCACGATCATGATCACCGAGTATTTCCACGTCGACAACATCGCCGGTTACCCCGACCGGGCGGTGCTTCGCGATGCGGCCGGCCACTACGCCTCGCCCGGCAGCGTCTACAACTACATCAAAAACGAGCATCACGGCATGGACAACTACAACTACCTGTTCGTGGACGGACATGCGCAATTCCTGAAGACATTCGAGACGACGCCTGCCCTCAACCAGCGCCGAGGCATGTGGAGCATCCGAAAGGGCGACTAG
- a CDS encoding c-type cytochrome produces MNRRRWSAAAPGLALTLALAAPGPGQDSKPAPKAPAKQKSNVTYSDAYGKKGEQPKLDAAKDLPRFPALSPADAVKSFKVKKGFRVELAAGEPLVNSPIAMVFDENNRLFVVEMRDYSELRDEKPHLGRVRMLESTRGDGVFDKATVFADDLPWPTGVICWNGGIFVIATPDILWLKDTNGDGKADERKVVFTGFGSTASRLNVQALPNSLNWGLDNRIHGATAGNGGVIKQVAANPPPPDLALNGRDFSFDPRTLVMRAEGPTAQYGMSFDSKGRKFVCSNSDHLQVLMYDARYAGRNPHYAMPSPRVSIAADGPAAEVFRISPDEPWRIIRTRWRISGVVPGGVEGGGRVSGYFTGATGATIYRGDAYGPDFADNAFIGDAGGNLVHRKKIYPAPDGVGLVAKRPDDEQGFEFLASTDTWFRPVQFQNAPDGCLYIADMYREVIEHPWSIPESIKQHIDLNSGSDRGRIWRIVPENFKQPKPAQLGKATTAELVKLLEHPNGWHRETAARLLYERQDKAGVVMLRKLLNDSPFELTCAHALQGLQGLNALTEADLLAALRKAEGTLARERAIMLSESFATNGELSDDLLGAIAAQCHHFNNRLAFQAALTLGGLRFKDKGAVWIAVVFKQFDSPWFRSALLNSLGDEAIDVFEVLASLALEDATVTAPDFHRLLRDMAALIGSKSQPKNVAKVASQLSGARLPSVAFPLIRALGEGLQRAGSSLAKADPEGKLKPQFAQAARLAADAKTHESTRAEAIQLLGLTSYADSGATLLALLDAAQPQPVQLAALGTLSRFTEPALGGELTKRWSGFSSRLKSEALTALLARPERTGALLAALEGGVIKPAELSSTQIKPLLAHRDAAIRERATKLLGAVLPQPRDTVVKTFMPALTMKGDAAKGKAIYTERCASCHRAGTEGFVLGPDLVTVKNTGAEKLLVNILDPNREVAPQFLAFTVETKDDESLAALIANETTTHVTLRMASGIERTLPRASIRGMKSSGQSLMPEGLEQNLTPQGLADLIEFVMTLK; encoded by the coding sequence ATGAACCGCCGCCGCTGGTCCGCCGCCGCGCCCGGCCTCGCCCTCACGCTCGCCCTCGCCGCCCCCGGGCCCGGGCAGGATTCCAAGCCCGCGCCCAAGGCTCCTGCGAAGCAGAAGTCAAACGTCACCTACTCCGACGCCTACGGCAAAAAAGGCGAGCAGCCCAAGCTCGACGCCGCGAAGGACCTGCCGCGATTCCCCGCGCTCTCGCCCGCCGACGCGGTCAAGTCGTTCAAAGTGAAGAAAGGCTTCCGCGTCGAGCTGGCCGCGGGCGAGCCGCTCGTGAACAGCCCCATCGCGATGGTTTTCGACGAGAACAACCGCCTCTTCGTCGTCGAGATGCGCGACTACTCCGAGCTGCGCGACGAGAAGCCCCACCTCGGCCGCGTCCGCATGCTCGAAAGCACGCGCGGCGACGGCGTGTTCGACAAGGCCACCGTCTTCGCCGACGACCTGCCGTGGCCCACGGGCGTGATCTGCTGGAACGGCGGCATCTTCGTCATCGCCACGCCGGACATCCTCTGGCTCAAGGACACCAACGGCGACGGCAAGGCCGACGAGCGCAAGGTCGTCTTCACCGGCTTCGGCTCCACGGCGTCCCGGCTCAACGTGCAGGCGTTGCCGAACAGCTTGAACTGGGGACTCGACAATCGCATCCACGGCGCGACCGCGGGCAACGGCGGCGTCATCAAACAGGTCGCCGCGAACCCGCCGCCGCCGGACCTCGCGCTGAATGGCCGCGACTTCTCCTTCGACCCGCGCACGCTCGTGATGCGCGCCGAGGGGCCGACCGCGCAATACGGGATGAGCTTCGACAGCAAGGGCCGCAAGTTCGTCTGCTCGAACTCCGACCACTTGCAGGTGCTCATGTATGACGCGCGCTACGCCGGCCGCAACCCGCACTACGCCATGCCCAGCCCGCGCGTGAGCATCGCGGCGGACGGCCCGGCGGCGGAGGTCTTCCGCATCAGCCCGGACGAACCGTGGCGCATCATCCGCACGCGCTGGCGCATCAGCGGCGTGGTGCCCGGCGGGGTCGAAGGCGGCGGGCGCGTCTCCGGCTACTTCACCGGCGCAACCGGCGCGACCATCTACCGCGGCGACGCCTACGGGCCGGACTTCGCGGACAATGCCTTCATCGGCGACGCCGGCGGCAACCTCGTTCACCGGAAGAAGATTTATCCCGCGCCCGACGGCGTGGGACTCGTCGCGAAGCGGCCGGACGACGAGCAGGGCTTCGAGTTCCTCGCGAGCACGGACACGTGGTTCCGCCCGGTGCAGTTCCAGAATGCGCCTGACGGGTGCCTCTACATCGCGGACATGTATCGCGAGGTCATCGAGCATCCGTGGAGCATTCCCGAGAGCATCAAGCAGCACATTGACCTCAACAGCGGCAGCGACCGCGGCCGCATCTGGCGCATCGTGCCGGAGAACTTCAAGCAGCCCAAACCCGCGCAGCTCGGCAAGGCCACCACTGCCGAGCTGGTGAAACTGCTCGAACATCCGAACGGCTGGCACCGAGAGACGGCGGCGCGGTTGCTTTATGAGCGGCAGGACAAGGCGGGGGTTGTGATGTTGCGGAAGTTGCTGAATGACTCACCGTTTGAGCTGACGTGCGCTCACGCGCTGCAGGGGCTGCAAGGTCTCAACGCCCTCACCGAGGCAGACTTGCTCGCAGCGCTCAGGAAGGCCGAAGGAACGCTTGCGCGGGAACGGGCCATCATGCTCAGCGAATCGTTCGCCACAAATGGAGAACTTTCCGACGACCTTCTCGGCGCGATTGCAGCCCAATGCCACCATTTCAACAATCGCCTCGCCTTTCAAGCAGCACTGACCCTGGGAGGCCTTCGCTTCAAGGACAAAGGGGCGGTGTGGATCGCGGTTGTGTTCAAGCAGTTCGATAGCCCTTGGTTCCGTTCAGCGCTGCTGAATTCGCTGGGTGATGAGGCGATTGATGTCTTTGAAGTTCTCGCCTCGCTCGCTTTGGAAGACGCAACGGTTACCGCGCCAGACTTTCACAGACTGCTGAGGGACATGGCGGCTTTGATTGGTTCCAAGAGCCAGCCAAAGAATGTCGCAAAGGTCGCGTCGCAATTGAGTGGCGCTCGCTTGCCATCCGTTGCATTCCCACTCATCCGCGCTCTCGGCGAGGGCTTGCAGCGCGCGGGCAGTTCGCTCGCGAAGGCCGACCCGGAGGGCAAGTTGAAACCGCAGTTTGCGCAGGCCGCGCGTCTCGCTGCCGACGCCAAGACGCACGAGTCCACGCGCGCCGAGGCCATTCAGTTGCTCGGCCTCACCAGTTACGCCGATTCAGGAGCGACATTGCTCGCGCTGCTCGACGCCGCGCAGCCGCAGCCCGTGCAGCTCGCCGCGCTCGGCACGCTCTCGCGCTTCACGGAGCCGGCGCTGGGCGGCGAGTTGACGAAGCGCTGGAGCGGCTTCAGTTCACGCCTCAAGAGCGAGGCGCTCACCGCGTTGCTCGCGCGGCCCGAGCGCACCGGTGCGCTGCTTGCGGCCCTCGAGGGCGGTGTCATCAAGCCCGCCGAGTTGAGTTCCACGCAGATCAAGCCGTTGCTCGCCCATCGCGACGCAGCCATCCGCGAGCGCGCCACGAAACTGCTCGGCGCCGTCCTTCCGCAACCGCGCGACACGGTGGTGAAGACCTTCATGCCCGCGCTTACAATGAAAGGCGACGCGGCCAAGGGCAAAGCCATCTACACCGAGCGCTGCGCCTCGTGCCACCGTGCCGGCACGGAGGGCTTTGTGCTCGGCCCCGACCTCGTGACCGTGAAGAACACCGGCGCGGAGAAACTGCTCGTGAACATCCTCGACCCAAACCGCGAGGTCGCGCCGCAGTTCCTCGCCTTCACCGTCGAGACGAAGGACGACGAGAGCCTCGCCGCGCTCATCGCGAACGAGACCACCACGCACGTCACGCTGCGCATGGCCAGCGGCATCGAGCGGACGCTCCCGCGCGCGAGCATCCGCGGCATGAAAAGCTCCGGCCAGTCGCTCATGCCCGAGGGTCTTGAACAGAATCTCACGCCGCAGGGGCTGGCGGACTTGATCGAGTTCGTGATGACCCTGAAATAG
- the mutL gene encoding DNA mismatch repair endonuclease MutL: protein MNRIRLLPDHVANQIAAGEVVERPASVVKELVENALDAQAARIHVEVQAGGRSLIRVTDDGLGMSRDDALLCLERHATSKIRRAEDLASIGTMGFRGEALPSIASVSRFTLTTRERDSGSPEGTQVVINGGKIIEVRAAGCAPGTSVEARQLFFNLPARRKFLRAEETERAHIQHYVMLAALAHPHVAFSFTHDGRAVWQLPAAKSGADAASQLAALRERLRAFHGAELKLLPVDCTGTIDASVMEDASAPSATGNRQSQIRLRGFLGAPGVSRATREDQHLFVNRRPVENRGLNHALIEGYHTALMKGRFPVCCLFLEIDPAEVDVNIHPAKREVKFHRERDVRGFVSESVRQTLLAFHRGTAEIDAQGSTVKVQSSSSPAPREISIPGHPQVGKAAVAEPPQLPNFPLPAKPIPEWPVARGEQRPLPMGFAPPAPVTQHTPRTTPPPSTIPHPPSAPPPLLAVPLRILGVVGRLYVVLESDRGLVLMDQHAAHERVLFEQMLARLEAGGVAASQKLLLPETVDLSPRDAQFLRDLLPTLTRLGVGLAEFGERTFLLDGLPPLVKTSDARRFVLELVDELKAAGDGVNPLRLGEAVVTKTVCRHAVKANDPLALPELEALLADLRRCAMPYTCPHGRPTLIEMNFRELEKKFGRTQ from the coding sequence ATGAACCGCATCCGACTCCTGCCCGACCACGTGGCGAACCAGATCGCCGCGGGCGAGGTCGTCGAACGGCCCGCGAGTGTCGTCAAGGAACTCGTCGAGAACGCGCTCGACGCGCAGGCCGCGCGCATCCACGTCGAGGTGCAGGCCGGCGGGCGCAGCCTCATCCGCGTGACGGATGACGGCCTGGGCATGAGCCGCGACGACGCGCTGCTCTGCCTCGAACGCCACGCGACGAGCAAGATCCGGCGCGCCGAGGACCTCGCGTCCATCGGCACGATGGGCTTCCGCGGCGAGGCGCTTCCGAGCATCGCAAGCGTGAGCCGGTTCACGCTCACGACGCGCGAGCGCGACAGCGGCTCGCCCGAGGGCACGCAGGTCGTGATCAACGGCGGCAAGATCATCGAGGTGAGGGCGGCGGGTTGCGCGCCGGGCACAAGCGTCGAGGCGCGGCAGCTTTTCTTCAACCTGCCCGCGCGCCGCAAATTCCTCCGCGCCGAGGAAACGGAGCGCGCGCACATCCAGCACTACGTGATGCTCGCCGCGCTGGCGCATCCGCACGTCGCCTTCAGCTTCACGCACGACGGCCGGGCCGTGTGGCAGTTGCCCGCGGCGAAGTCCGGCGCGGACGCCGCGTCGCAACTCGCCGCGCTGCGCGAGCGCCTCCGCGCCTTTCACGGCGCGGAACTCAAGCTGCTCCCCGTGGACTGCACGGGCACGATTGACGCAAGCGTCATGGAAGACGCCTCCGCTCCATCCGCGACCGGCAACCGGCAATCACAAATCCGGCTCCGGGGTTTCCTCGGCGCGCCCGGTGTGTCGCGCGCGACGCGCGAGGACCAGCACTTGTTCGTGAACCGCCGCCCGGTCGAGAACCGCGGGCTGAACCATGCGCTCATCGAGGGCTACCACACCGCGCTCATGAAGGGCCGCTTCCCCGTGTGCTGCCTGTTCCTCGAGATCGACCCGGCCGAGGTGGACGTGAACATCCATCCCGCGAAGCGCGAGGTGAAATTCCACCGCGAACGCGACGTGCGCGGGTTCGTTTCAGAATCCGTCCGCCAGACGCTGCTCGCGTTCCATCGCGGCACGGCGGAGATCGACGCTCAAGGCTCGACGGTCAAGGTTCAAAGTTCTTCGAGCCCGGCGCCGCGCGAGATTTCGATTCCCGGTCACCCGCAGGTCGGGAAGGCCGCCGTCGCGGAACCGCCGCAGTTGCCGAACTTCCCGCTGCCCGCCAAGCCCATCCCCGAATGGCCTGTCGCGCGCGGCGAACAACGCCCGCTCCCCATGGGCTTCGCGCCGCCCGCCCCCGTCACGCAGCACACACCACGCACCACTCCGCCCCCGTCCACCATTCCCCATCCCCCATCCGCCCCGCCCCCGCTGCTCGCCGTCCCGCTCCGCATCCTCGGCGTGGTGGGCCGCCTCTACGTGGTGCTGGAGTCGGACCGCGGCCTGGTGCTGATGGATCAGCATGCGGCGCACGAGCGCGTGCTGTTCGAGCAAATGCTCGCGCGGCTCGAGGCGGGCGGCGTGGCGGCGTCGCAAAAGCTTCTGTTGCCGGAGACGGTCGATCTGTCGCCGCGCGACGCGCAGTTCCTCCGCGACCTGCTGCCCACGCTCACGCGGCTCGGCGTGGGACTCGCGGAGTTCGGCGAGCGCACGTTCCTGCTCGACGGCCTGCCGCCGCTGGTGAAGACATCGGACGCGCGGCGGTTCGTGCTGGAGCTGGTGGACGAGCTGAAGGCCGCGGGCGACGGCGTCAACCCGCTGCGGCTCGGCGAAGCCGTCGTGACCAAGACCGTGTGCCGCCACGCGGTGAAGGCGAACGACCCGCTCGCGCTGCCGGAGCTGGAGGCGCTGCTCGCGGACCTGCGGCGCTGCGCGATGCCCTATACCTGCCCGCACGGCCGCCCGACGCTCATCGAGATGAACTTCCGCGAACTGGAAAAAAAGTTCGGAAGGACGCAGTGA
- a CDS encoding SDR family NAD(P)-dependent oxidoreductase, with product MKPTDGRFIVITGVTRGLGRAMAVEFARLGHRVAGCGRSEDAVERLRVDLGAPHDFDCVDVADDEAVERWAARLVEAFGAPQLVLNNAALINRNAPLWRVGAEEFSAVIDVNLKGVANVIRWFAPPMIARKAGVIVNFSSGWGRSTDAQVAPYCATKWAIEGLTQSLAQELPDGLAAVALNPGIIHTDMLQSCFGSSAAGFPSPRAWAQTAVPFLLKLGPKDNGKPLTAPGG from the coding sequence ATGAAACCAACGGACGGCCGGTTCATCGTCATCACCGGAGTCACGCGCGGGCTGGGGCGCGCGATGGCGGTGGAGTTTGCGCGGCTCGGTCACAGGGTCGCGGGCTGCGGGCGTTCGGAGGACGCGGTCGAGCGGCTTCGCGTGGACCTCGGCGCGCCGCACGACTTCGACTGCGTGGACGTCGCGGACGACGAAGCGGTCGAACGCTGGGCGGCGCGGCTGGTCGAGGCGTTCGGTGCGCCGCAGTTGGTGTTGAACAATGCCGCGCTCATCAACCGCAACGCGCCGCTCTGGCGGGTGGGCGCGGAGGAATTCTCGGCGGTGATTGACGTGAATCTCAAGGGCGTGGCGAACGTGATCCGGTGGTTCGCGCCGCCGATGATCGCGCGCAAGGCGGGAGTCATCGTCAACTTCAGCTCCGGTTGGGGCCGCTCGACGGACGCGCAGGTCGCGCCGTATTGCGCGACGAAGTGGGCCATCGAGGGCCTCACGCAGTCGCTCGCGCAGGAACTTCCCGACGGGCTCGCGGCGGTCGCGCTCAACCCGGGCATCATCCACACGGATATGTTGCAGAGCTGCTTCGGGTCGTCCGCCGCGGGCTTTCCATCTCCGCGCGCGTGGGCGCAGACGGCGGTGCCGTTCCTCCTCAAGCTTGGCCCGAAGGACAACGGCAAGCCGCTCACCGCGCCGGGCGGTTGA